The proteins below come from a single Polymorphobacter fuscus genomic window:
- a CDS encoding efflux RND transporter periplasmic adaptor subunit, protein MSVVTLKTPEATATASGAGMDRAVTTKRLPLRTRIVIGATAATVFAIGAVWLVANSAGSQTVEAANLSIATVRRGTFDDFVPLRARVTPSVTVFLDAVEGGRIERVLVEDGVQVTPGQPLAVLSNATLQLDVIAREADVSQQLNNLRSQELALQRSRLDNRRSLGEVDWQMRKAERQLDRDSRLAAGGWVSGRALKDSQAEADYLAERRKITAETLVTEERLQASQLAQLRAAATGLTANLRLARASLDALTIRAPVAGQLSGFAPQVGQSLNRGERLGQVDSTGRNKLVADIDEFYLGRVRTGQRAAVEWDGKRWPLTVAKIYPQVKGGTFTADLTFDGPEPATLQRGQSLAPKLTLGDPVPATLVANGAFYQDSAGAYAFVLARDGTTAEKRPIRLGRRNPDSIEVIGGLVPGDRVITSAYTGFADKTRLKLSGDTK, encoded by the coding sequence ATGAGCGTCGTCACCCTGAAAACGCCCGAAGCCACTGCCACCGCCAGCGGCGCCGGCATGGACCGGGCGGTGACGACGAAGCGCCTGCCGCTGCGCACCCGCATCGTCATCGGCGCCACCGCGGCCACCGTATTTGCCATCGGCGCCGTCTGGCTCGTCGCCAACAGCGCCGGGTCGCAGACGGTGGAAGCGGCGAACCTCAGCATCGCCACCGTCCGCCGCGGCACCTTCGATGATTTTGTGCCGCTGCGCGCCCGGGTGACGCCATCGGTCACCGTCTTTCTCGATGCTGTCGAAGGCGGCCGCATCGAACGGGTGCTGGTCGAAGACGGCGTCCAGGTCACCCCCGGCCAGCCGCTCGCCGTGCTCTCCAACGCCACGCTGCAGCTCGATGTCATCGCCCGCGAGGCCGATGTCAGCCAGCAGCTCAACAATCTGCGCAGCCAGGAACTGGCGCTGCAACGCAGCCGGCTCGACAACCGCCGCAGCCTGGGCGAGGTCGACTGGCAGATGCGCAAGGCCGAACGCCAGCTCGACCGCGATAGTCGCCTGGCAGCCGGCGGCTGGGTTTCGGGCCGCGCGCTCAAGGATTCGCAGGCCGAAGCCGATTATCTCGCCGAACGCCGCAAGATCACCGCCGAAACCCTTGTCACCGAGGAACGGCTGCAGGCCAGCCAGCTGGCGCAACTGCGCGCTGCCGCCACCGGCCTGACCGCCAATCTGCGCCTCGCCCGCGCCAGTCTCGACGCGCTGACCATCCGCGCCCCTGTCGCGGGACAATTGTCGGGCTTCGCCCCGCAGGTCGGCCAAAGCCTCAACCGCGGCGAACGGCTCGGACAGGTCGATTCGACCGGCCGCAACAAGCTCGTCGCCGACATCGACGAATTCTACCTGGGCCGGGTGCGCACCGGGCAACGCGCCGCGGTCGAATGGGACGGCAAGCGCTGGCCGCTGACCGTCGCCAAGATCTATCCGCAGGTAAAGGGCGGCACCTTCACCGCCGATCTGACCTTCGACGGGCCGGAACCCGCCACGCTGCAGCGCGGCCAGTCGCTGGCACCCAAGCTGACCCTTGGCGACCCGGTACCGGCGACGCTCGTCGCCAATGGCGCCTTCTACCAGGACTCGGCCGGTGCCTATGCCTTTGTGCTGGCCAGGGACGGCACCACCGCCGAAAAACGCCCCATCCGCCTCGGCCGGCGCAATCCGGACAGCATCGAAGTCATCGGCGGCCTCGTCCCCGGCGACCGCGTCATCACCTCCGCCTATACCGGCTTTGCCGACAAGACCCGCCTCAAGCTTTCTGGAGACACAAAATGA
- a CDS encoding ABC transporter ATP-binding protein: MIRLSALRKAYRTESVETTALDAIDLQIDAGEFVAIMGPSGCGKSTLLNMIGLLDRPTSGSYALEGREVANLSENDLTDIRKRRIGFIFQNFNLIDELSVRENVELALLYHGISRTERAERVDRVLDKVGIGHRANHRPSQLSGGQQQRVAVARAVVAAPPLILADEPTGNLDTAHGEEVMRMLRALNEDGATIVMVTHSPAHADYAGRVVNMLDGRVLVETRRAA; this comes from the coding sequence ATGATCCGTCTGTCGGCCTTGCGCAAAGCCTATCGCACCGAAAGCGTCGAAACGACGGCGCTCGACGCGATCGACCTGCAGATCGACGCCGGCGAGTTTGTCGCCATCATGGGGCCATCGGGCTGCGGGAAATCGACCCTGCTCAACATGATCGGCCTGCTCGATCGGCCGACCAGCGGCAGCTATGCCCTGGAAGGTCGCGAAGTCGCCAATCTGTCGGAAAACGACCTGACCGACATCCGCAAGCGGCGGATCGGCTTCATCTTCCAGAACTTCAACCTCATCGACGAGCTGTCGGTCCGCGAGAATGTCGAACTGGCGCTGCTCTATCACGGCATCTCGCGCACCGAGCGTGCGGAACGGGTCGACCGGGTTCTCGACAAGGTCGGCATCGGGCACCGCGCCAATCACCGGCCGTCGCAGCTTTCGGGCGGCCAGCAGCAGCGCGTCGCCGTCGCCCGCGCCGTTGTCGCCGCGCCGCCGCTGATCCTCGCCGATGAACCCACCGGCAATCTCGATACCGCCCATGGCGAGGAAGTGATGCGGATGCTGCGCGCGCTCAACGAGGACGGCGCCACCATCGTCATGGTCACCCATTCTCCCGCCCATGCCGATTACGCCGGGCGCGTGGTCAACATGCTCGACGGGCGCGTGCTTGTCGAAACACGGCGCGCTGCCTGA
- a CDS encoding ABC transporter permease: protein MLHNYLTTGLRSLLRNRAFAAINILGLAIGMAACILLLLFVRYETSYDQWLPGHENAYQVNTTYHGRNTGRGKTSQMSAYVVGRTLAKDFPQIEKIAYVTVGNPVIMQDGVASTGSVTMADPEILDILQLPLARGDARTALRGANSLLLTETEAQRRYPGVDPIGKTLSIINAGRTTDYTITGILRDLPRNSHFAVKMLVPFSRLPYVGREGFFTKFGWNSGSNYLRLRSGASMATVNDGMQAWEKRNIPKEPVGDVMVSEGDDVDWKIAPVAGIHLSNAVDGQTPGNDPKSIATFALVAILILAMACINFTNLSTARAGQRAREVALRKVMGASRRQLIVQFLGESMVVAALSMLVALAIVELTLPSLSAFLQADLNLSYFGQGGVLLPIIGLVVIVGLAAGLYPAFVLSRFDPAPVLKSNRSGTDSQGSGKLRSALVVAQFAVSIALVICTAVVTAQTIYARSADPGYNRAGLLQVTGIGRKQIEAVADQIVTATANIPGVEAVGRTSIGVNTDSSINTSVRIEGNPAPINLGMYNVDPGFFDAMGLKPLAGRLLDTNNPRDDTRLPPGDEAAEATIAARGANTVITVEALTKLGFKTPADAIGKTIRVGLVDDKFGLVPVTIVGVVADLRLRSFRDPYDPIMFYYDRGYMTEMMVRMKAGEAGAIRDKVEAVWKRYAAQVPFQAEFTDEIVRKQYDADEARAKTFAAFAGLAIVVACLGLYGLAAFTAERRTREIGIRKVLGARGRDIVRLLVWEFSRPVLVANLIAWPVAWWLMRDWLDSFNARIDLGPQWFIGAGVLAAGIAAATIIGHALRVARQSPALALRYE, encoded by the coding sequence ATGCTCCACAATTACCTCACCACCGGACTGCGTTCGCTGCTGCGCAACCGTGCCTTTGCCGCCATCAACATTCTCGGCCTCGCCATCGGCATGGCCGCGTGCATCCTGCTGCTGCTCTTCGTCCGCTATGAAACCAGCTATGACCAGTGGCTGCCCGGCCATGAAAATGCCTATCAGGTCAACACGACCTATCATGGCCGCAACACCGGCCGGGGCAAGACCTCGCAGATGTCGGCCTATGTCGTCGGCCGTACGCTGGCGAAGGATTTCCCGCAGATCGAAAAGATCGCCTATGTCACGGTCGGCAACCCCGTCATCATGCAGGATGGCGTCGCCAGCACCGGCAGCGTCACCATGGCCGACCCCGAAATCCTGGATATCCTGCAGCTGCCGCTGGCGCGCGGCGATGCCCGCACCGCGCTGCGCGGTGCCAATTCGCTGCTGTTGACCGAAACCGAGGCGCAGCGCCGCTATCCGGGGGTCGATCCCATCGGCAAGACGCTGTCGATCATCAATGCCGGCCGGACCACCGACTATACCATCACCGGCATATTGCGCGACCTGCCCCGGAACTCGCACTTCGCCGTCAAGATGCTGGTGCCGTTCAGCCGCCTCCCCTATGTCGGGCGCGAAGGCTTCTTCACCAAATTCGGCTGGAACAGCGGTTCCAACTATCTGCGGCTGCGTTCCGGCGCTTCCATGGCCACCGTCAACGACGGCATGCAGGCGTGGGAAAAACGCAACATCCCCAAGGAACCCGTCGGCGACGTCATGGTCAGCGAAGGCGATGATGTCGACTGGAAGATCGCCCCCGTCGCCGGCATCCACCTGAGCAATGCCGTGGATGGCCAGACGCCCGGCAACGACCCGAAAAGCATCGCCACCTTCGCGCTTGTTGCCATCCTCATCCTCGCCATGGCGTGCATCAACTTCACCAACCTGTCCACCGCCCGCGCCGGCCAGCGCGCCCGCGAAGTCGCGCTGCGCAAGGTCATGGGGGCGTCGCGCCGCCAGCTGATCGTGCAGTTCCTGGGTGAATCGATGGTTGTCGCCGCGCTGTCGATGCTCGTCGCGCTGGCCATCGTCGAACTCACGCTGCCGTCGCTCTCCGCCTTCCTCCAGGCCGACCTCAACCTCAGCTATTTCGGACAAGGCGGCGTCCTGCTGCCGATCATCGGCCTTGTCGTTATCGTGGGCCTCGCCGCCGGCCTCTACCCGGCCTTCGTGCTCTCCCGCTTCGACCCGGCGCCGGTGCTCAAGTCCAACCGCAGCGGCACCGACAGCCAGGGGTCCGGCAAGCTGCGCAGCGCGCTCGTCGTCGCCCAGTTCGCCGTGTCCATCGCCCTGGTCATCTGCACCGCCGTCGTCACCGCGCAGACGATCTATGCCCGCTCGGCGGACCCGGGCTATAACCGCGCCGGGCTGTTGCAGGTCACCGGCATCGGCCGCAAGCAGATCGAGGCCGTTGCCGACCAGATTGTCACCGCCACCGCAAATATTCCAGGTGTCGAGGCGGTCGGCCGCACCAGCATCGGCGTCAACACCGACAGCAGCATCAACACCTCGGTGCGCATCGAAGGCAATCCGGCGCCGATCAATCTCGGCATGTACAATGTCGATCCGGGCTTCTTCGATGCCATGGGCCTCAAGCCCCTCGCCGGCCGGCTGCTCGATACCAACAACCCGCGCGACGACACGCGCCTGCCGCCGGGCGACGAGGCCGCCGAAGCCACCATTGCCGCGCGCGGCGCCAACACCGTCATCACCGTCGAGGCGCTGACCAAGCTCGGCTTCAAAACGCCGGCCGATGCCATCGGCAAGACCATCCGTGTCGGCCTTGTCGACGACAAGTTCGGCCTGGTGCCGGTCACCATCGTCGGCGTCGTCGCCGACCTGCGGCTGCGCTCCTTCCGCGATCCCTATGACCCGATCATGTTCTATTACGACCGTGGCTACATGACCGAAATGATGGTCCGCATGAAGGCCGGCGAAGCCGGGGCCATCCGCGACAAGGTGGAGGCGGTATGGAAACGCTATGCGGCGCAAGTGCCGTTCCAGGCCGAATTCACCGACGAGATCGTCCGCAAGCAATATGACGCCGACGAAGCCCGCGCCAAGACCTTTGCTGCCTTTGCCGGCCTCGCCATCGTCGTCGCCTGCCTCGGGCTTTACGGCCTCGCCGCGTTCACCGCCGAACGCCGGACGCGGGAAATCGGCATCCGCAAGGTGCTCGGCGCCCGCGGCCGGGATATCGTCCGCCTGCTGGTCTGGGAGTTCTCGCGGCCCGTCCTGGTTGCCAACCTCATCGCCTGGCCGGTGGCGTGGTGGCTGATGCGCGACTGGCTCGACAGCTTCAACGCCCGCATCGACCTGGGACCGCAATGGTTCATCGGCGCCGGCGTCCTCGCCGCAGGCATCGCCGCCGCCACCATCATCGGCCATGCCCTGCGCGTTGCCCGCCAGAGCCCGGCGCTGGCGCTACGCTACGAGTAG
- a CDS encoding zinc-dependent alcohol dehydrogenase family protein, producing the protein MRAIRLKSPAGLDNLTVGTAETGSVGPHQIRVRLHASSLNYHDYIVVLGGIPTPDGRIPMSDGAGEVTEIGAGVTDFAVGDRVVSTFFPLWLAGQPELANMAEVPGDRTDGYAREEVVAAANAFTHAPKGYSHAEAATLTCAALTAWRALFVEASLQPGETVLVQGSGGVSIFALQFAKAAGATVIATSSSKAKLDRLADLGADHLINYREDEKWGRTARALTGGRGVDHVVEIGGAGTLTQSIAATRLSGSIALIGVLAGVAGNVATAAIMSGNVRIAGLTVGSRAQQTAMIRAIEANGIRPVIDSSFALEDIAAAFRHQASQAHFGKICLEW; encoded by the coding sequence ATGCGCGCAATCCGACTGAAATCACCCGCCGGGCTCGACAACCTCACCGTCGGCACCGCCGAAACCGGCAGCGTCGGCCCGCACCAGATCCGCGTCCGCCTCCACGCCTCCTCGCTCAACTATCATGATTATATCGTCGTCCTGGGCGGCATCCCCACTCCCGATGGCCGCATCCCGATGTCGGACGGCGCCGGCGAAGTCACCGAAATCGGCGCGGGCGTCACCGATTTCGCCGTCGGCGACCGCGTCGTGTCGACCTTCTTCCCGCTCTGGCTCGCCGGCCAGCCCGAACTCGCCAACATGGCCGAGGTGCCGGGCGACCGCACCGACGGCTATGCGCGGGAGGAGGTTGTCGCTGCCGCCAATGCCTTCACCCATGCGCCCAAGGGCTATAGCCACGCCGAAGCGGCAACGCTGACCTGCGCCGCGCTGACCGCCTGGCGCGCGCTGTTCGTCGAAGCGTCGCTGCAACCGGGCGAAACCGTCCTCGTCCAGGGCAGCGGCGGTGTGTCGATCTTCGCGTTGCAATTCGCCAAGGCCGCCGGCGCCACCGTTATCGCCACCTCCTCGTCGAAGGCCAAGCTCGACCGGCTCGCCGATCTCGGCGCCGATCACCTCATCAACTATCGCGAGGACGAAAAATGGGGCCGCACCGCGCGCGCGCTGACCGGCGGCCGCGGCGTCGACCATGTCGTGGAGATCGGCGGCGCCGGCACGCTGACCCAGTCGATCGCCGCCACCCGCCTGTCGGGCAGCATCGCGCTGATCGGCGTGCTGGCAGGCGTTGCCGGCAATGTCGCGACGGCCGCGATCATGTCGGGCAATGTGCGCATCGCCGGGCTGACCGTCGGCAGCCGCGCCCAGCAGACCGCCATGATCCGCGCCATCGAAGCCAATGGCATCCGCCCGGTGATCGACAGCAGCTTTGCCCTCGAGGACATCGCCGCCGCCTTCCGCCATCAGGCCTCGCAAGCGCATTTCGGCAAGATCTGTCTGGAGTGGTAG
- a CDS encoding enoyl-CoA hydratase/isomerase family protein, with protein sequence MDFDTYTRFTFARHDRVLTATITGPNPVNGVDEAMHHELARVFTDLQRDPDSDIIILTGAGRAFCAGGDFDWFDEQIAHPDRFRDIGWDAKRVVTTLLEMEKPIICRMNGAAAGLGATIALLCDIIIADDRAVIGDPHVKVGLVAGDGGAVIWPQLIGYARAKEYLMTGDLIKAPEAARMGLINHAVPTADLDAKVAEIVAKLQANPKWAVRWTKVVANQPLRVLAQQLMDASIPYETLSNLAHDRAEAVTAFRERRAPRLTGE encoded by the coding sequence ATGGACTTCGATACCTACACCCGCTTCACCTTCGCCCGGCACGATCGCGTCCTCACCGCCACCATCACCGGCCCCAACCCGGTGAACGGTGTCGATGAAGCGATGCACCACGAACTCGCTCGCGTCTTCACCGACCTGCAGCGCGACCCGGACAGCGACATCATCATCCTGACCGGCGCCGGCCGCGCCTTTTGTGCCGGCGGCGACTTCGACTGGTTCGACGAACAGATCGCCCACCCCGACCGCTTCCGCGACATCGGCTGGGACGCGAAACGTGTCGTCACGACGCTGCTGGAGATGGAAAAGCCGATCATCTGCCGCATGAACGGCGCCGCCGCCGGCCTTGGCGCCACCATCGCGCTGTTGTGCGACATCATCATCGCCGATGATCGCGCCGTGATCGGCGACCCGCATGTCAAGGTCGGGCTGGTCGCCGGCGACGGCGGCGCCGTCATCTGGCCGCAGCTGATCGGCTATGCCCGCGCCAAGGAATATCTGATGACCGGCGACCTCATCAAGGCGCCGGAGGCGGCGCGCATGGGGCTGATCAACCACGCCGTTCCCACCGCCGATCTCGATGCCAAGGTAGCGGAGATCGTCGCAAAACTGCAGGCCAACCCGAAATGGGCGGTGCGCTGGACCAAGGTCGTCGCCAACCAGCCGCTGCGGGTGCTGGCGCAGCAGCTGATGGACGCGTCGATCCCCTATGAGACCCTGTCCAACCTCGCGCACGACCGCGCCGAGGCGGTCACCGCCTTTCGCGAAAGGCGCGCGCCCAGGCTGACCGGCGAATGA
- a CDS encoding acyl-CoA dehydrogenase family protein: MSLPTFTDEPEHVTQLRDTVARFVAAHAPHAARVAWDKAHTWPRDVYAELNTLGLTALTIPTEYGGAGQDIVAAIAVIEELAQVGPALAGPFIHTAFYGGMNLSENGSEAQKREYLPRLARGELFFAYGLSEPDVGGDLASVTTRANRDGDDIVVNGAKRWCSGADWADVLYTLVRSGEPGDRYRNLSFVLIPTDTPGITMHGIEHSNLRYMASQDVYFDNVRVPAANIVGGPDMWNRGWSLLAGRALDVEKLEITAVAFGIARAALAEAWDYARTRVQFGKPIAQHQSVRHKLVTAKTRLQAARHMLYHAAWLANEGRPCSVETSMAKLFVADTGVEIALTCQQILGAYGLTDAFDMERHVRDLLGMPIVGGSSDMQKNNLASLLKL; encoded by the coding sequence ATGAGCCTGCCGACCTTCACCGACGAGCCCGAGCACGTCACCCAGCTGCGCGACACGGTGGCGCGCTTTGTCGCCGCCCATGCCCCGCACGCCGCGCGCGTCGCCTGGGACAAGGCGCACACTTGGCCGCGCGACGTCTATGCCGAACTCAACACGCTCGGCCTGACGGCGTTGACCATCCCCACCGAATATGGCGGCGCCGGGCAGGACATCGTCGCCGCCATCGCCGTCATCGAGGAACTCGCCCAGGTCGGCCCGGCGCTGGCGGGGCCGTTCATTCACACGGCTTTCTATGGCGGGATGAACCTGTCCGAAAACGGCAGCGAGGCACAAAAGCGCGAATATCTGCCCCGCCTTGCCCGCGGCGAGCTGTTCTTCGCCTATGGCCTGTCGGAACCCGATGTCGGCGGCGACCTCGCCAGCGTCACCACCCGCGCCAACCGCGACGGCGACGACATCGTCGTCAACGGCGCCAAGCGCTGGTGCTCGGGCGCCGACTGGGCCGATGTCCTCTATACGCTCGTCCGCTCGGGTGAACCCGGCGACCGCTATCGCAACCTGTCGTTCGTCCTCATCCCCACCGATACGCCGGGCATCACCATGCACGGCATCGAACATTCGAACCTGCGCTACATGGCCAGCCAGGACGTCTATTTCGACAATGTCCGCGTCCCCGCCGCCAATATCGTCGGTGGCCCCGACATGTGGAACCGCGGCTGGTCATTGCTCGCCGGCCGCGCCCTCGATGTCGAAAAGCTGGAAATCACCGCGGTCGCCTTCGGCATCGCCCGCGCCGCGCTGGCCGAAGCCTGGGACTATGCCCGGACGCGGGTCCAGTTCGGCAAGCCCATTGCCCAGCACCAGAGCGTCCGTCACAAGCTCGTCACCGCGAAGACAAGGCTGCAAGCCGCCCGCCACATGCTCTACCACGCCGCCTGGCTGGCCAACGAAGGCCGGCCGTGCAGCGTCGAAACGAGCATGGCCAAGCTGTTCGTCGCCGACACCGGAGTCGAAATCGCCCTCACCTGCCAGCAGATCCTCGGCGCCTATGGCCTGACCGACGCCTTTGACATGGAACGCCATGTTCGCGACCTTCTCGGCATGCCGATCGTCGGAGGCAGCAGCGACATGCAGAAGAACAACCTCGCGAGTCTGCTCAAGCTGTGA
- a CDS encoding acyl-CoA dehydrogenase family protein — protein sequence MTCIITAARAMAPMIAARAADTEAQRRLPADLALQLADAGLFRMAVPRELGGAEAPPADILAALEILGHADAATGWCAMIAGTTALAAAWLPPAHAVAVFADPRAITGGVFAPMGKAIADGDDYRVTGRWAWASGSANCQWLIGGALIFDAGRLRTLPNGAPDHRMMFMPASDITLIDTWDSMGLRGTGSGDMAASDVRVPQDRSVSFLTDSPRHPGPLYAFPPFGLLALGIAAVASGNALAALDDFRALAVTKKAAGSSRSLAERGTVQAEYARAEASLHAARALAEATVARAWHEAQTGCLTTDIRARLRLAATHLTRTAAEVTRTAYDLAGGTAVYAGHPLQRRLRDAQVATQHMMIAPPTWELTGRVLLGLPTDADAL from the coding sequence GTGACCTGCATCATCACCGCCGCCCGCGCGATGGCCCCCATGATCGCCGCGCGCGCCGCCGATACCGAGGCGCAGCGCCGCCTGCCCGCCGACCTGGCGCTGCAGCTCGCCGATGCCGGCCTGTTCCGCATGGCGGTCCCGCGCGAGCTTGGCGGCGCCGAAGCCCCGCCGGCCGATATCCTCGCCGCGCTCGAAATCCTGGGCCACGCCGACGCCGCCACCGGCTGGTGCGCGATGATCGCCGGCACCACCGCGCTCGCCGCCGCCTGGCTGCCCCCGGCCCATGCCGTAGCCGTCTTCGCCGACCCGCGCGCCATCACCGGCGGCGTCTTCGCGCCCATGGGCAAGGCGATCGCCGACGGCGATGACTACCGCGTCACCGGCCGCTGGGCCTGGGCGTCGGGCAGCGCCAATTGCCAATGGCTGATCGGCGGCGCGCTGATCTTCGACGCGGGCCGGCTGCGCACCCTGCCGAACGGCGCGCCCGACCATCGCATGATGTTCATGCCGGCGTCCGACATCACCCTCATCGACACATGGGACAGCATGGGGCTGCGCGGCACGGGATCGGGCGACATGGCAGCGAGCGACGTCCGCGTCCCGCAGGACCGCAGCGTCTCCTTCCTCACCGACAGCCCCCGCCACCCCGGCCCGCTCTACGCCTTCCCGCCCTTCGGCCTGCTCGCCCTCGGCATCGCCGCGGTCGCCAGTGGCAATGCGCTGGCGGCCCTCGACGATTTCCGCGCTCTTGCGGTCACCAAGAAAGCCGCCGGATCGTCGCGCAGCCTCGCCGAGCGCGGCACCGTCCAGGCCGAGTATGCCCGCGCCGAAGCCAGTCTCCACGCCGCCCGCGCGCTCGCCGAAGCCACCGTCGCCAGGGCCTGGCACGAAGCGCAGACCGGCTGCCTGACCACCGACATCCGCGCCCGGCTGCGGCTTGCCGCCACCCACCTCACCCGCACTGCTGCCGAGGTGACGCGCACCGCCTATGATCTCGCCGGCGGCACCGCCGTCTATGCCGGCCACCCGCTGCAACGCCGCCTCCGCGACGCACAGGTCGCCACCCAGCACATGATGATCGCTCCGCCGACCTGGGAACTCACCGGCCGCGTCCTGCTCGGCCTGCCGACCGACGCGGACGCGCTTTAA
- a CDS encoding NADP-dependent oxidoreductase, translated as MTALEMKRIVLVRHIEGVPTPDDFRVERLPIPALGDGQFLVKNDFVSCDPGTRSRLSPGASYAPPLAVGAPVDGFCVGEVIESRNARFAVGERVMLSGWATHVVSNGRGYCLKVPDLDVPESLWIGLLGVPGMTAWFGLRRVAQLQAGDRVLVTSAAGPVGATAGQLAKLWGASEVVGIAGGAEKCAWLTEVAGFDRAIDYKAPDFEATFADASAGGWDVMFDNVGNAMIDRALPHMKLRGRIVVSGQVADYNTPVDRVPGLKHTAQFIAKRLRMEGLVVFDDLPGFAGAQAELAGLIRSGAVVYREEVFEGLASLPAAFCGLFSGASFGRRVVRV; from the coding sequence ATGACGGCACTTGAAATGAAACGCATCGTGCTGGTGCGGCATATCGAAGGCGTTCCGACGCCCGATGATTTCCGGGTGGAACGGCTGCCGATCCCGGCGCTCGGTGATGGCCAGTTCCTGGTGAAGAACGATTTCGTGTCGTGCGATCCGGGGACCCGGTCGCGGCTGTCGCCCGGGGCGAGCTATGCGCCGCCGCTGGCCGTGGGCGCACCGGTCGATGGCTTTTGCGTCGGCGAGGTGATCGAAAGTCGCAACGCGCGTTTTGCCGTGGGTGAACGGGTGATGCTGAGCGGCTGGGCAACGCATGTCGTTTCGAACGGGCGTGGGTATTGCCTGAAAGTGCCTGACCTCGATGTGCCGGAATCGCTGTGGATCGGGCTGCTCGGTGTGCCGGGGATGACGGCCTGGTTCGGGCTGCGACGGGTAGCCCAGTTGCAGGCGGGGGACCGGGTGCTGGTGACCAGCGCTGCCGGCCCGGTGGGGGCAACGGCGGGGCAGTTGGCGAAGTTGTGGGGTGCATCCGAAGTCGTCGGCATTGCCGGCGGTGCGGAAAAGTGCGCCTGGCTGACCGAGGTGGCGGGGTTCGACCGCGCCATCGATTACAAGGCGCCGGATTTCGAGGCGACGTTTGCCGACGCTTCGGCCGGCGGCTGGGACGTGATGTTCGACAATGTCGGCAATGCGATGATCGACCGGGCGCTGCCGCACATGAAGCTGCGCGGACGGATCGTCGTGTCGGGGCAGGTCGCCGATTACAATACGCCGGTCGACCGGGTGCCGGGGCTGAAACATACGGCGCAGTTCATCGCCAAGCGGCTGCGGATGGAAGGGCTGGTGGTGTTCGACGATCTGCCGGGCTTTGCCGGGGCGCAGGCGGAGCTGGCGGGGCTGATCCGGAGCGGTGCTGTGGTGTATCGCGAGGAGGTGTTCGAGGGGCTGGCGAGCCTGCCGGCGGCATTCTGCGGGCTGTTTTCGGGGGCAAGTTTCGGGCGGCGGGTGGTACGGGTCTGA
- a CDS encoding VOC family protein, which produces MDQRISIVTLGTSDLARAVAFWEAMGWPRRAKAFDSIAMFQCGAIAFAIYPFDKLAEDCGMAGSIDAGAVRRGGPGFGGFTIAHNVASEAEVDALLATAVAHGATLQKPAHKAFWGGYSGYFCDPDGHPWEVACNPFVPLGPEGEMLLPD; this is translated from the coding sequence ATGGACCAACGCATCAGCATCGTCACGCTGGGAACCAGCGACCTGGCCCGCGCCGTCGCCTTCTGGGAGGCCATGGGCTGGCCGCGCCGGGCGAAGGCCTTCGATTCCATCGCCATGTTTCAGTGCGGTGCCATCGCCTTCGCCATCTACCCCTTCGACAAGCTCGCCGAAGATTGCGGCATGGCTGGAAGCATTGATGCTGGCGCCGTCCGGCGCGGGGGCCCGGGCTTCGGCGGCTTCACCATCGCCCATAATGTGGCGAGCGAGGCCGAGGTCGACGCGCTGCTCGCGACAGCAGTCGCCCATGGCGCAACCTTGCAGAAGCCGGCGCACAAGGCGTTCTGGGGCGGCTATTCGGGCTATTTCTGCGATCCGGACGGACATCCATGGGAGGTTGCCTGCAATCCCTTCGTGCCGCTGGGACCGGAAGGCGAGATGCTGCTCCCCGACTGA
- a CDS encoding PEPxxWA-CTERM sorting domain-containing protein yields the protein MRLSFRRTLSLALATSMLAAAVPASAALITFDDLGTDAFEAIPNSYHGFTWDFWASINAANYGPSGYANGVVPGGNSACACASDFGQTTQSISSVGKFTLGSGYFTSAWNDGATLSVVGLSGATTLFSTTAVLDTSGPSLLTFNWSGIDKVTFAIAGGSSAGMGGSGNYFALDNLTVTSDVPEPASWAMMIAGFGLVGAVMRRRRIAAFA from the coding sequence ATGCGTCTGTCCTTTCGCCGCACACTGTCGCTGGCACTCGCAACGTCGATGCTTGCCGCTGCTGTTCCGGCCAGTGCCGCTTTGATCACCTTCGACGACCTCGGCACCGACGCCTTCGAGGCAATTCCGAATTCCTACCACGGCTTTACCTGGGACTTCTGGGCGAGCATCAACGCCGCCAACTATGGCCCCAGCGGATACGCCAACGGAGTGGTCCCCGGCGGCAATTCTGCCTGTGCCTGTGCCAGCGATTTCGGTCAAACGACGCAATCGATCTCGAGTGTCGGCAAGTTCACGCTTGGCAGCGGCTATTTTACCTCGGCGTGGAATGACGGCGCGACGCTGAGCGTCGTTGGCCTCAGCGGCGCGACGACACTGTTCTCGACAACGGCCGTTCTCGATACGTCCGGCCCAAGCCTGCTGACCTTCAACTGGTCGGGCATCGACAAGGTGACGTTCGCCATCGCGGGCGGCAGCTCGGCGGGTATGGGCGGAAGCGGCAATTACTTCGCACTCGATAACCTGACTGTCACATCGGACGTTCCCGAGCCGGCATCCTGGGCGATGATGATCGCGGGCTTCGGGCTCGTCGGCGCGGTGATGCGCCGCCGCCGCATCGCTGCCTTCGCCTGA